One window from the genome of Pseudonocardia hierapolitana encodes:
- a CDS encoding ABC transporter substrate-binding protein: MKLRTTTPLALLAAAALAAVSACSPGSTSGGGGDPNAFEFWSMSGIDQQRSVDQYTQKHPEIRVGLTEVGSSQETAQALTTALAGGKVPDLVLIQGDDLPKFLEQPQNFYDLREFGADEIKGDYLDWVMAQATAEGGEIIGIPTDVGGMGVAYRTDLFAAAGLPTDRESVSALWPTWDDFIATGQRYVAATGKPFVDNVPTSVFYQAVNQVSQKYYDDAGNAIYADNPEVKEAFDLALRAIDADISAKLSYASEGWNAALPRGDYAVVSAPSWMLNSLRRIAPDTAGKWDIAAIPGGAGNWGGSYLAIPRRAQNPQAAWAYIKEMQAPERQLSHFLDVGTLPTTPEVYEDPQLLAETEPFFSGAPIGRIYTQALLGLEPFHMGPDTATIGAEFLNALVDVEQTGGDPATAWDRAVGNIRTAIGQ; the protein is encoded by the coding sequence GTGAAGCTCCGCACCACCACGCCGCTCGCGTTGCTGGCCGCAGCTGCGCTCGCGGCGGTCAGCGCGTGCTCGCCGGGATCGACGTCCGGAGGTGGCGGGGATCCGAACGCGTTCGAGTTCTGGTCGATGTCCGGCATCGACCAGCAACGGTCCGTCGACCAGTACACCCAGAAGCACCCCGAGATCCGGGTGGGCCTCACCGAGGTCGGCAGTTCCCAGGAGACCGCGCAGGCGCTGACGACCGCGCTGGCCGGTGGGAAGGTGCCCGACCTCGTCCTGATCCAGGGCGACGACCTGCCCAAGTTCCTCGAACAGCCGCAGAACTTCTACGACCTGCGCGAGTTCGGCGCCGACGAGATCAAGGGCGACTACCTGGACTGGGTGATGGCGCAGGCCACCGCCGAGGGCGGCGAGATCATCGGGATCCCCACCGACGTCGGCGGCATGGGGGTCGCGTACCGCACCGACCTGTTCGCCGCGGCCGGGCTACCGACCGACCGGGAGTCGGTCTCCGCGCTGTGGCCCACGTGGGACGACTTCATCGCGACGGGGCAACGGTACGTCGCGGCCACCGGGAAGCCGTTCGTCGACAACGTGCCGACCAGCGTCTTCTACCAGGCCGTGAACCAGGTGTCGCAGAAGTACTACGACGACGCCGGCAACGCCATCTACGCCGACAACCCCGAGGTCAAGGAGGCCTTCGACCTGGCGCTCCGCGCGATCGACGCGGACATCTCGGCGAAGCTCTCCTACGCGTCGGAGGGCTGGAACGCCGCCCTGCCCCGGGGTGACTACGCCGTCGTCTCGGCACCCTCGTGGATGCTGAACAGCCTCCGACGGATAGCGCCCGACACCGCGGGCAAGTGGGACATCGCGGCGATCCCGGGCGGCGCGGGCAACTGGGGCGGCAGCTACCTGGCGATCCCGCGACGCGCGCAGAACCCGCAGGCCGCCTGGGCGTACATCAAGGAGATGCAGGCGCCGGAGCGGCAGCTGTCGCACTTCCTCGACGTCGGCACGCTGCCGACCACGCCGGAGGTCTACGAGGACCCGCAGCTCCTGGCCGAGACCGAGCCGTTCTTCTCCGGCGCGCCCATCGGGCGGATCTACACCCAGGCGCTGCTCGGGCTGGAGCCGTTCCACATGGGTCCGGACACGGCGACGATCGGCGCGGAGTTCCTCAACGCGCTCGTCGACGTCGAACAGACCGGCGGTGATCCGGCCACGGCCTGGGACCGGGCGGTGGGCAACATCCGCACGGCCATCGGCCAATGA
- a CDS encoding alpha-N-arabinofuranosidase: protein MPTCSAHAVVDLDVTGATISKHLYGHFAEHLGRCIYGGFWVGEDSSIPNEGGIRLDVVEALRALDVPNLRWPGGCFADAYHWRDGIGPKQDRPVMVNSLWGDVEENNHFGTHEFMALCELLGADPYINGNVGSGTVQEMSEWVEYLTRDGDSPMVRLRKANGRDAPWKVPFWGIGNEAWGCGGHMRAETYADLACRYATFLHNHDGNTLYRIAAGASDDDLTWTEALMKAVSCLGCTSRPRGLFQAISFHYYTFAGDGISKSPAIGFTDEQYYRTMVKAADIDRVIAAHSAVMDAYDPLRQVGLVCDEWGTWWEVEPGTNPRFLYQQNTLRDALVASLHFDIFHKHAARLRMANIAQTVNVLQAMILTDDEDRLVLTPTYHVFEMNKGHQDAVSVPVHLVEAAPAVTVGDQELDPLSVSASTKDGRALVSLSNLALDTDTTVRLDLRGRAITATRARILTADKPQSHNTPTAPDAVAPADFAVTTRPGAHGSTELTAVLPPHSFAIVELDLA from the coding sequence ATGCCCACGTGCAGTGCCCACGCGGTCGTCGATCTCGACGTCACCGGTGCGACGATCAGCAAGCACCTCTACGGCCACTTCGCCGAGCACCTCGGCCGCTGCATCTACGGCGGCTTCTGGGTCGGCGAGGACTCATCGATCCCGAACGAGGGCGGAATCCGGCTCGACGTCGTCGAGGCCCTTCGTGCGCTGGACGTGCCCAACCTGCGCTGGCCCGGGGGCTGCTTCGCCGACGCCTACCACTGGCGCGACGGCATCGGCCCGAAGCAGGACAGGCCGGTGATGGTCAACTCGCTGTGGGGGGACGTCGAGGAGAACAACCACTTCGGCACCCACGAGTTCATGGCGCTGTGCGAGCTCCTCGGTGCCGACCCCTACATCAACGGCAACGTCGGCTCGGGGACCGTCCAGGAGATGAGCGAGTGGGTCGAGTACCTCACCCGCGACGGCGACTCGCCCATGGTCCGCCTGCGCAAGGCCAACGGCCGCGACGCGCCGTGGAAGGTCCCGTTCTGGGGCATCGGAAACGAGGCGTGGGGCTGCGGCGGGCACATGCGCGCCGAGACCTACGCCGACCTGGCCTGCCGCTACGCCACATTCCTGCACAACCACGACGGCAACACGCTGTACCGGATCGCCGCCGGTGCATCCGACGACGACCTCACCTGGACCGAGGCGCTCATGAAGGCCGTCAGCTGCCTGGGCTGCACGAGCCGGCCCCGGGGCCTCTTCCAGGCGATCTCGTTCCACTACTACACCTTCGCCGGCGACGGGATCTCGAAGAGCCCGGCCATCGGGTTCACCGACGAGCAGTACTACCGGACGATGGTCAAGGCGGCCGACATCGACCGCGTGATCGCCGCGCACAGCGCCGTGATGGACGCGTACGACCCGCTGCGGCAGGTCGGTCTGGTCTGCGACGAGTGGGGCACCTGGTGGGAGGTCGAGCCGGGCACCAACCCGCGCTTCCTCTACCAGCAGAACACCCTGCGCGACGCGCTGGTCGCGAGCCTGCACTTCGACATCTTCCACAAGCACGCCGCCCGGCTGCGGATGGCGAACATCGCCCAGACCGTCAACGTGCTGCAGGCGATGATCCTCACCGACGACGAGGACCGCTTGGTGCTCACCCCGACCTACCACGTGTTCGAGATGAACAAGGGACACCAGGACGCGGTCTCGGTGCCGGTCCACCTGGTCGAGGCCGCCCCCGCGGTGACGGTCGGCGACCAGGAGCTCGACCCGCTGTCGGTCTCCGCCAGCACGAAGGACGGCAGGGCCCTGGTCTCGCTGAGCAACCTGGCCCTCGACACCGACACGACCGTGCGGCTCGACCTGCGCGGCCGGGCGATCACGGCCACCCGCGCCCGGATCCTCACGGCGGACAAGCCACAGAGCCACAACACCCCGACCGCGCCGGACGCCGTGGCGCCTGCCGACTTCGCCGTGACGACCAGGCCAGGAGCACACGGTTCCACGGAGCTGACCGCGGTGCTCCCGCCGCACTCGTTCGCCATCGTCGAGCTGGACCTCGCCTGA
- a CDS encoding LacI family DNA-binding transcriptional regulator, protein MTDVARRAGVSTMTVSNVINGRSQRVSEPTKRRVLATIAELGYQVNMTARNLRMGRTGVVGLAVPAFAPGYYSQLADRLAERFDAHGLRLVVERTGASRTAELDALTAARLSSYDGFVLSVVAGDAADLEKLSIDTPVVLIGERAVPARFDHVLMSNVAGARMATEFLIRSGARRIALLGGAPGGEESMPQLRTRGYQGAHESAGLAVADELIVRCEFAADDGYAATWGLVDRGIGFDAIFALTDSAAIGALRALAEAGRRVPQEVQVVGFDNLDDGRFTVPSLTSVEPGNAEMAEAICTLLVERIESRPAGVPARVVMPAARIVERESTRGT, encoded by the coding sequence ATGACCGACGTCGCTCGCCGGGCCGGTGTGTCGACCATGACCGTGTCGAACGTGATCAACGGGCGCTCGCAACGCGTCAGCGAGCCGACGAAGCGCCGGGTGCTCGCGACGATCGCCGAGCTCGGCTACCAGGTCAACATGACGGCCCGGAACCTGCGGATGGGGCGGACCGGGGTGGTCGGGCTGGCCGTGCCCGCGTTCGCGCCCGGGTACTACTCCCAGCTCGCCGACCGGCTGGCGGAACGCTTCGACGCCCACGGGCTGCGGCTCGTGGTGGAGCGGACCGGGGCGAGCCGGACCGCCGAGTTGGATGCGCTGACGGCGGCGCGGCTGAGCAGCTACGACGGGTTCGTGCTCAGCGTCGTGGCGGGAGACGCGGCGGATCTGGAGAAGTTGAGCATCGACACGCCGGTCGTGCTGATCGGCGAACGCGCCGTTCCCGCCCGGTTCGACCACGTGCTCATGTCCAACGTCGCCGGGGCGCGGATGGCGACCGAGTTCCTGATCCGCTCCGGCGCGCGCCGGATCGCGTTGCTCGGAGGGGCGCCCGGGGGTGAGGAGTCCATGCCACAGCTGCGGACCCGCGGATACCAGGGCGCGCACGAGTCGGCCGGGCTCGCGGTCGCCGACGAGCTGATCGTTCGCTGCGAGTTCGCGGCGGACGACGGTTACGCGGCCACGTGGGGGCTCGTCGATCGCGGCATCGGGTTCGATGCGATCTTCGCCCTGACCGACTCGGCGGCGATCGGTGCGTTGCGCGCGCTGGCCGAGGCGGGACGGAGGGTGCCGCAGGAGGTGCAGGTGGTCGGGTTCGACAACCTGGACGACGGCAGGTTCACCGTTCCGTCGCTCACGAGCGTCGAGCCCGGGAACGCCGAGATGGCGGAGGCGATCTGCACGCTGTTGGTCGAGCGGATCGAGTCGCGGCCCGCGGGTGTCCCGGCACGGGTGGTCATGCCCGCCGCGCGGATCGTGGAGCGGGAGAGCACCCGCGGTACCTGA
- a CDS encoding DUF397 domain-containing protein has translation MQDFVGPSDEVMTSPVDTASLPWRKSGHSNPNGSCVELAPVVGGRVAMRNSRHPDGEVLLHTAEEFRAFLLGAKHGEFDDLTDSDRAGLR, from the coding sequence ATGCAGGACTTCGTTGGGCCGTCGGACGAGGTGATGACGTCGCCGGTGGATACCGCGTCGCTCCCGTGGCGTAAGAGCGGGCACAGCAATCCGAACGGCTCGTGCGTGGAGCTCGCCCCGGTGGTCGGCGGGCGGGTCGCGATGCGCAACTCGCGGCACCCGGACGGAGAAGTGCTGCTCCACACCGCAGAGGAGTTCCGGGCGTTCCTGCTGGGCGCCAAACACGGCGAGTTCGACGATCTGACCGACAGCGACCGCGCGGGTCTTCGCTGA
- a CDS encoding helix-turn-helix domain-containing protein, protein MADGQEDDPLEGAFAEARGGPTVLRILVGAQLRRLREASGISREAAAYAIRGSEAKMSRIESGRVGFKPRDVADLLTLYGLTEGSARDVVLHLAEQANEPGWWHRYSDTMPDWFSTYVGLEQAATIIRSYEAQYVPGLLQTEAYANAVVDLGEAVRADEVSKRVELRMHRQQLLYMPNPPDYWAVIDEAVLRRNLGGRQVMREQLDHILEVSKRPNITVQVVPFDRSDVAAVGGPFTLLRFAEADLPDIVYLEQLNSALYLNKDVDVMNYLQIINRLAAGALTPQQSTALITSVRDAL, encoded by the coding sequence ATGGCCGATGGCCAGGAGGACGACCCGCTCGAGGGTGCGTTCGCCGAGGCTCGTGGCGGTCCCACGGTCTTGCGCATCCTGGTCGGTGCTCAGCTTCGTCGGCTTCGTGAAGCGAGCGGCATAAGCCGCGAGGCTGCCGCCTATGCCATCCGTGGCTCCGAAGCGAAGATGAGCCGCATCGAGTCCGGCCGGGTCGGGTTCAAGCCGCGGGACGTCGCCGACCTCCTGACCTTGTACGGGCTCACCGAAGGGTCGGCCCGGGACGTGGTGCTGCACCTGGCCGAGCAGGCCAACGAGCCGGGCTGGTGGCACCGCTACAGCGACACCATGCCGGACTGGTTCTCGACGTACGTCGGGTTGGAGCAGGCCGCCACCATCATCCGTAGCTACGAGGCCCAGTACGTACCGGGCCTGCTGCAGACCGAGGCCTACGCCAACGCGGTCGTCGACCTCGGGGAGGCCGTCCGGGCCGACGAGGTGAGCAAGCGCGTCGAGCTGCGGATGCACCGCCAGCAGTTGCTCTACATGCCCAACCCGCCCGACTACTGGGCGGTGATCGATGAAGCGGTGCTGCGCCGGAACCTCGGCGGCCGGCAGGTCATGCGCGAGCAGCTCGACCACATCCTCGAGGTCAGCAAGCGGCCGAACATCACGGTGCAGGTCGTGCCCTTCGACCGCAGCGACGTCGCGGCGGTCGGCGGGCCGTTCACCCTGCTGCGCTTCGCCGAAGCCGATCTCCCCGACATCGTCTACCTCGAGCAGCTCAACAGCGCCCTGTACCTGAACAAGGACGTCGACGTGATGAACTACCTCCAGATCATCAACCGGCTGGCCGCCGGCGCCTTGACGCCCCAGCAGTCCACCGCGCTGATCACGTCCGTACGCGACGCGCTCTGA
- a CDS encoding SAM-dependent methyltransferase, with protein MSSEFSSSGAGPAVDESVPHSARIWNYWQGGKDYYAVDKEAGDQYIAVFPGIVDIARSMRYFLRRSVRFLAGEAGVSQFLDVGTGLPTSDNTHQVAQGVNPAARIVYVDNDPTVLAHARALLTSTPEGATAYIDTDLTNTEVVLSEAGKTLDLSKPVAVTINGVLGHTNDYGAALSVVRGILSGLPSGSYLAFSDSTTEDEAFNQAQQGYDDTGAVPYKLWTPEELAGFFDGLELVEPGLVSIPKWRPEPGDEPKDLPTLAGVGRKP; from the coding sequence ATGAGCAGCGAGTTCTCTAGCTCAGGCGCCGGGCCGGCGGTCGACGAGTCTGTTCCCCACTCGGCGCGGATCTGGAACTACTGGCAGGGCGGCAAGGACTACTACGCCGTTGACAAAGAGGCCGGTGACCAGTACATCGCGGTCTTCCCCGGAATCGTCGACATCGCGCGGAGCATGCGCTACTTCCTGAGGCGCAGCGTCCGGTTCCTGGCCGGAGAGGCCGGAGTCTCCCAGTTCCTGGACGTCGGCACCGGGCTGCCCACCTCCGACAACACGCACCAGGTGGCCCAGGGGGTGAACCCGGCCGCTCGCATCGTCTACGTCGACAACGACCCCACCGTGCTGGCGCACGCACGTGCGCTGCTGACCAGCACCCCCGAGGGGGCGACGGCCTACATCGACACCGACCTGACCAACACCGAGGTGGTCCTGTCCGAGGCCGGGAAGACGCTGGACCTCTCCAAGCCGGTCGCCGTCACCATCAACGGCGTCCTCGGGCACACCAACGACTACGGTGCGGCATTGTCGGTCGTGCGTGGAATCCTGAGCGGGCTGCCATCGGGCAGCTACCTGGCATTTTCCGATTCCACCACCGAGGACGAGGCGTTCAACCAGGCACAGCAGGGTTATGACGACACGGGTGCGGTCCCGTACAAGCTGTGGACTCCGGAGGAACTCGCCGGTTTCTTCGATGGCCTGGAGCTCGTCGAGCCCGGGCTGGTGAGCATTCCGAAGTGGCGCCCCGAACCCGGCGACGAGCCCAAGGATCTGCCCACGCTCGCCGGAGTCGGCCGCAAACCCTAG
- a CDS encoding cytochrome P450, which translates to MEHTVTTLPTARRPGCPFDPPQELITAREHGPISRYPFPDGHQGWLVTGFDLVRSVLADPRFSSRRELMRHHPYIDMGDIEVPPAPPGEFLLMDEPQHGRYRKPLVGRFTVRRMRLLTERVEQITADHLDAMEEAGPPADLVTAFATPIPAIMICELLGVPYEDRGSFQKQVESFMSGETSDEDLMAAYTAVQQYLAELVAAKRANPTDDVLSDLTDSDLTDEELKGMSLILLAAGLDTTANMLALGTFALLRNPAQLAALRAEPALADRAVEELLRYLSVAKSFMRTALEDVELGGRTIEAGSTVILSYNTANRDPERFTDPHVLDLRRQDGGHLAFGHGIHQCLGQQLARVEMRVAFPALVNRFPTLRLAVPADEVALRPETADIYGVKSLPVTWDA; encoded by the coding sequence ATGGAACACACCGTCACCACGCTGCCGACCGCGCGCCGGCCCGGCTGTCCCTTCGACCCGCCCCAGGAGCTGATCACGGCCCGCGAGCACGGGCCGATCAGCCGCTACCCCTTCCCCGACGGGCACCAGGGCTGGCTGGTCACGGGGTTCGACCTGGTCCGGTCCGTCCTGGCCGACCCGCGGTTCAGCTCACGCAGGGAGCTGATGCGCCACCACCCGTACATCGACATGGGCGACATCGAGGTCCCTCCTGCGCCGCCCGGCGAGTTCCTGCTCATGGACGAGCCCCAGCACGGGCGCTATCGGAAGCCGCTGGTGGGCAGGTTCACCGTACGACGGATGCGGCTGCTCACCGAGCGCGTCGAGCAGATCACCGCCGACCACCTGGATGCCATGGAGGAGGCCGGGCCGCCGGCGGACCTGGTGACCGCGTTCGCCACGCCCATCCCCGCGATCATGATCTGCGAGCTGTTGGGGGTGCCCTACGAGGATCGGGGCTCCTTCCAGAAGCAGGTCGAGTCGTTCATGAGCGGGGAGACGAGCGACGAGGACCTGATGGCGGCCTACACCGCGGTCCAGCAGTACCTCGCGGAGCTGGTGGCGGCCAAGCGCGCGAACCCCACCGACGACGTGCTCAGCGACCTCACCGACAGCGACCTGACCGACGAGGAGCTGAAGGGGATGAGCCTGATCCTGCTGGCGGCCGGGCTCGACACCACCGCGAACATGCTGGCGCTGGGCACCTTCGCGCTGCTGCGCAACCCGGCGCAGCTGGCCGCGCTGCGCGCCGAACCCGCGCTCGCCGACCGGGCGGTGGAGGAGCTGCTGCGGTACCTGAGCGTCGCGAAGTCGTTCATGAGGACGGCGCTGGAGGACGTCGAGCTCGGCGGCCGCACCATCGAGGCCGGCTCGACCGTCATCCTGTCGTACAACACCGCGAACCGAGACCCCGAGCGGTTCACCGATCCCCACGTGCTCGACCTGCGCAGGCAGGACGGCGGGCACCTGGCCTTCGGCCACGGCATCCACCAGTGCCTGGGTCAGCAGCTGGCCCGCGTCGAGATGCGGGTCGCGTTCCCCGCGCTGGTCAACCGCTTCCCGACGCTGCGCCTGGCGGTACCGGCCGACGAGGTCGCCCTGCGCCCGGAGACCGCGGACATCTACGGCGTGAAGAGCCTCCCGGTCACCTGGGACGCATGA
- a CDS encoding alpha/beta fold hydrolase, which produces MVLVTAACAAPAGPATAAAVTAAPQAGAGVDSGTVGDAEFARTFRHEFTDVDGVRMHHVTGGSGPALVLLHGWPQTWFAWRGIMPALAEHYTVYAVDLPGLGDSEGAPPSYDKATLARYVHTLVAERLGLRDAGVVGHDLGAAVAFQYAAQFPQDLTKLGYLDLPLPGPAIDAAGYRSLSWHIAFHMQAQVPEAVVGDDVREYLAMFYPQVAFGGTAFGGPGAAPPFDDAEIDEYARTYGRPAVLHGGFELYRTLARDVADNVAARPISTPTLLMTAAGLLDSTRATLAPRAENIVRAVEVPGSGHWLAEENPGFVTTELLAFLGS; this is translated from the coding sequence ATGGTCCTGGTGACCGCTGCGTGCGCAGCCCCGGCCGGCCCGGCCACGGCCGCGGCCGTCACCGCCGCCCCGCAGGCGGGCGCCGGTGTCGACTCGGGCACCGTCGGCGACGCGGAGTTCGCCCGCACCTTCCGGCACGAGTTCACCGACGTCGACGGGGTGCGCATGCACCACGTCACCGGCGGCTCCGGCCCAGCTCTGGTCCTGTTGCACGGCTGGCCGCAGACGTGGTTCGCGTGGCGCGGCATCATGCCCGCGCTGGCCGAGCACTACACGGTGTACGCGGTGGACCTGCCCGGCCTCGGCGACAGCGAGGGAGCGCCGCCCTCCTACGACAAGGCCACGCTGGCCCGTTACGTGCACACGCTCGTCGCCGAGCGGCTCGGCCTGCGCGACGCCGGTGTCGTCGGCCACGACCTCGGCGCCGCGGTGGCGTTCCAGTACGCCGCTCAGTTCCCGCAGGACCTGACGAAGCTCGGCTACCTGGACCTGCCGCTGCCCGGCCCCGCGATCGACGCCGCGGGATACCGCAGCCTGAGTTGGCACATCGCCTTCCACATGCAGGCGCAGGTGCCCGAGGCGGTGGTAGGCGACGACGTCCGGGAGTACCTGGCCATGTTCTACCCGCAGGTCGCGTTCGGCGGCACCGCCTTCGGTGGCCCCGGCGCCGCTCCGCCCTTCGACGACGCCGAGATCGACGAGTACGCCCGCACGTACGGCCGCCCCGCGGTCCTGCACGGCGGGTTCGAGCTCTACCGCACCCTCGCCCGGGACGTGGCGGACAACGTCGCGGCCCGGCCGATCTCCACACCGACGCTGCTGATGACCGCCGCCGGCCTGCTCGACTCCACCAGGGCGACCCTGGCACCGCGCGCCGAGAACATCGTCCGTGCGGTGGAGGTGCCCGGATCCGGGCACTGGCTCGCCGAGGAGAACCCCGGGTTCGTCACCACCGAGCTCCTCGCCTTCCTCGGTTCCTGA
- a CDS encoding DinB family protein, with product MAGRRRSGKRRRDAGPPPTGPGEKDVLVGFLDYLREAVLATAHGVPEPQIRTPGVASGTNLLGLVKHLTHVERYWLLGEPVTDWAATFHAGRDETADDILRAYRDTAARANAVIAACPDLAAAGPRPGGRRGAAPSWRWTVTHMIEETGRHAGHADVLRELIDGATGR from the coding sequence GTGGCCGGACGGCGCCGATCCGGCAAGCGCCGCCGCGACGCCGGCCCCCCGCCCACCGGGCCCGGGGAGAAGGACGTGCTGGTGGGGTTCCTCGACTACCTGCGCGAGGCGGTCCTCGCCACGGCCCACGGCGTGCCGGAGCCGCAGATCCGTACGCCCGGTGTGGCGTCCGGGACCAACCTGCTCGGCCTGGTCAAGCACCTCACCCACGTGGAGCGCTACTGGCTGCTCGGAGAGCCGGTCACCGACTGGGCCGCCACGTTCCACGCGGGCCGGGACGAGACCGCCGACGACATCCTGCGCGCCTACCGGGACACCGCGGCCCGCGCCAACGCGGTGATCGCCGCCTGCCCCGACCTCGCCGCCGCCGGTCCGCGACCGGGAGGGCGGCGCGGCGCGGCACCGTCCTGGCGCTGGACGGTGACGCACATGATCGAGGAGACCGGCCGGCACGCCGGGCACGCCGACGTCCTGCGCGAGCTCATCGACGGCGCCACCGGGCGCTGA
- a CDS encoding class I SAM-dependent methyltransferase, with translation MGTQSAGTAPDSEAARFWEDHYRTRRSSRPARVNPLLAEITAPLPPGTALDLGCGAGGDALWLAGRGWRVTAVDISANAVRRLAETARGLDLGEQVSAHRVDLAEEFPAGLFDLVSAQYLHTPFALPRPAVLRAAAHALHPGGRLVVVDHGSTAPWSWNQDPDVHHPTPDEVFAELALDPARWLLERADMPRRRTRGPDGQAATVIDNVLVVRRTAT, from the coding sequence ATGGGTACGCAGTCCGCCGGCACCGCACCGGACTCCGAGGCTGCCCGCTTCTGGGAGGACCACTACCGCACCCGCCGGTCGTCCCGGCCCGCGCGGGTGAACCCCCTGCTGGCCGAGATCACGGCCCCGCTCCCGCCGGGCACCGCCCTCGACCTGGGGTGCGGAGCCGGCGGCGACGCGCTCTGGCTCGCGGGCCGCGGATGGCGGGTCACCGCGGTCGACATCTCCGCCAACGCCGTGCGCCGCCTCGCCGAGACCGCACGGGGCCTCGACCTCGGCGAGCAGGTCTCGGCGCATCGCGTCGACCTCGCCGAGGAGTTCCCCGCGGGGCTCTTCGACCTGGTGTCCGCCCAGTACCTCCACACGCCGTTCGCGCTGCCCCGCCCGGCCGTGCTGCGGGCCGCCGCGCACGCGTTGCACCCCGGCGGGAGGCTCGTGGTCGTCGACCACGGCTCGACAGCGCCCTGGTCCTGGAACCAGGACCCCGACGTCCACCACCCCACACCGGACGAGGTGTTCGCCGAGCTGGCCCTCGACCCGGCCCGCTGGCTCCTCGAGCGCGCGGACATGCCCCGGCGGCGTACGCGAGGGCCCGACGGCCAGGCCGCGACCGTCATCGACAACGTGCTGGTCGTCCGCCGGACAGCCACATGA